One genomic segment of Fervidobacterium pennivorans includes these proteins:
- the fliY gene encoding flagellar motor switch phosphatase FliY encodes MIADDFLSQEELDALLKQVVQDEELSDIEISMVGEVGNIILGAGATALSNILGRKVDISTPEVEVMTLRELRKGISGEKVCVTIHFEGEVEGLNALVIEKQLAAELADIMMGGLGKPESDELDEFKLSAVGEAMNQMMGSAATSLSDMIKKPVSITPPTTEILNFDDESVKFPPIGDENDKVAKATFTMTIEGLQPAKFFLAMPISFVKKLYELIFGTPTVEQKQASARAPESAQTSASKPTSFVPPTPKREEKQTVAARPVQFEDFGRTQQPSEKPQILDERLQLLFDVPLNVTVELGRTKLTLKEIMELGVGSLIELDKLTGEPVDIYVNNKLIARGEVVVIDENFGVRITEIVNPKERLYSLK; translated from the coding sequence ATGATAGCTGATGACTTCCTAAGCCAAGAAGAATTGGATGCTTTACTTAAACAAGTTGTGCAAGATGAGGAACTTTCAGATATTGAAATATCAATGGTCGGCGAAGTTGGAAATATAATTCTTGGTGCAGGTGCAACTGCACTGTCTAACATTCTGGGTAGAAAAGTAGACATTTCAACACCAGAAGTTGAAGTTATGACACTTCGCGAACTAAGAAAAGGTATAAGCGGCGAGAAGGTTTGTGTAACGATACACTTTGAAGGCGAAGTTGAGGGCTTAAATGCGCTGGTTATTGAAAAACAGTTAGCAGCTGAACTCGCTGATATAATGATGGGCGGTCTTGGTAAGCCAGAGAGTGATGAACTTGACGAGTTCAAACTCAGTGCCGTTGGTGAAGCCATGAACCAGATGATGGGTTCGGCTGCTACTTCACTTTCCGATATGATAAAAAAACCCGTTAGTATTACTCCACCAACGACGGAGATTCTGAACTTCGATGACGAGAGCGTGAAATTCCCACCTATAGGTGATGAAAACGACAAAGTTGCAAAAGCAACTTTTACAATGACTATCGAAGGCTTACAACCTGCGAAGTTCTTTTTGGCAATGCCTATTTCATTTGTCAAAAAACTATATGAATTAATATTCGGCACACCGACTGTAGAGCAAAAGCAAGCAAGTGCACGAGCTCCAGAGTCAGCTCAAACTTCCGCTTCAAAACCTACGAGTTTTGTTCCACCTACTCCAAAGAGAGAAGAAAAGCAAACGGTTGCAGCAAGACCTGTCCAATTTGAAGATTTCGGCAGAACCCAACAACCATCCGAAAAACCACAAATTTTGGATGAAAGACTCCAGTTGCTATTTGATGTGCCGTTAAATGTTACCGTAGAACTCGGACGTACGAAGCTCACTTTGAAAGAAATTATGGAACTTGGCGTGGGGTCTCTAATAGAACTGGATAAACTTACGGGAGAACCTGTTGATATTTACGTAAACAACAAATTGATTGCACGTGGAGAAGTTGTTGTCATCGATGAAAATTTTGGTGTGCGTATTACAGAGATAGTGAATCCTAAGGAAAGGCTTTACAGCTTAAAATAA
- a CDS encoding flagellar basal body-associated FliL family protein encodes MPEEVEQQQEQPKKKGNLMDLIKMLVIPLVISLVVSLVVFFMLGSNKQPSQPKEEEATAAAPVQIKAVVIAQGKYQTFMLKGGRDVAVVDSLTLLVGSEPCRAAVAEKNDEIMDALATIFLSKERFALVTPAGLDLLKKQIREAVNEITGFTGEKEKLGVLNVYIYIKAISTVQ; translated from the coding sequence ATGCCTGAAGAAGTTGAACAACAGCAAGAGCAACCTAAGAAGAAAGGTAACTTGATGGACTTAATAAAGATGTTAGTAATTCCGTTAGTTATTTCACTTGTTGTAAGTTTGGTTGTTTTCTTCATGCTTGGTTCGAATAAGCAACCAAGCCAGCCTAAGGAAGAAGAAGCAACTGCTGCGGCGCCGGTCCAGATAAAGGCAGTTGTTATTGCTCAAGGTAAGTATCAAACCTTCATGCTTAAAGGTGGAAGAGATGTTGCGGTTGTCGATTCTTTAACCTTGCTTGTCGGTAGTGAACCTTGCAGAGCAGCTGTAGCTGAAAAAAACGATGAAATAATGGACGCACTTGCTACGATATTCTTGAGCAAAGAGCGGTTTGCCCTCGTAACTCCAGCGGGTTTAGACTTATTAAAAAAGCAAATCAGGGAAGCTGTGAATGAGATTACCGGATTTACTGGCGAGAAAGAAAAACTTGGGGTTTTAAATGTTTATATATACATAAAAGCGATAAGTACTGTCCAGTAA
- a CDS encoding flagellar motor protein MotB: MAKKEKCVCPSVPEWLNTYGDMVTLLLTFFVLLFSMSSLSPGKFQQIVVGMSLALSGNPPSVLTGGQTMSEEALISSKPGVYQELLRISEEYQGKVTIEERDEGTLITLTNFKIFETGSARLTAEAKEIIEKLGAIILEHTSNIIEVRGYADDRPTTPDSIYPSNWHLSSARASSVVNFMLTELKQKRYALRYAEIRSGLFDIDYFYSPDRFVPIGKGDVDVNKELKSIKANYDYDMSKLQSDYESGKISIEEYQRQGAEFTQKYYRDVEQTRAKYRKIEIVIKRETKGY; the protein is encoded by the coding sequence ATGGCAAAGAAGGAAAAGTGTGTCTGTCCATCGGTACCGGAATGGTTAAATACTTACGGAGATATGGTTACCTTGCTCCTTACATTCTTCGTTTTATTGTTCTCAATGTCGAGCTTGAGTCCTGGAAAATTCCAACAGATAGTAGTTGGGATGAGCTTGGCTTTGAGTGGAAATCCACCAAGTGTCTTAACCGGTGGGCAGACTATGAGCGAAGAAGCGCTTATATCTTCAAAGCCTGGTGTTTATCAGGAACTGTTACGAATATCCGAGGAATACCAGGGTAAGGTAACAATAGAAGAACGAGACGAAGGAACACTTATCACACTGACTAATTTTAAGATTTTCGAAACAGGAAGCGCAAGACTAACAGCTGAAGCCAAAGAAATAATTGAGAAACTGGGGGCTATAATTTTAGAGCATACATCGAACATAATTGAGGTTAGAGGATATGCTGATGACAGACCAACAACTCCAGACTCTATATATCCATCGAACTGGCACCTTAGTAGTGCTCGGGCATCTTCGGTAGTGAATTTCATGCTAACGGAGTTGAAGCAAAAAAGGTATGCGTTGAGGTATGCAGAGATAAGGTCTGGATTATTCGATATCGATTATTTCTATTCGCCTGATAGGTTCGTACCGATAGGAAAAGGAGATGTTGATGTAAACAAAGAACTGAAATCCATAAAGGCGAATTACGATTACGACATGTCGAAACTACAAAGTGACTACGAAAGTGGTAAAATATCTATAGAAGAGTACCAAAGACAGGGTGCAGAATTTACCCAGAAATACTATAGAGACGTTGAACAAACACGTGCAAAATATAGGAAAATAGAAATCGTAATAAAGAGAGAAACTAAGGGATACTGA
- the fliM gene encoding flagellar motor switch protein FliM: MPDVLSQEEIDRLLAALSQGEVNIEEVKKEGEEKKVRTYDFLRPQKFSKEQIRTVQMIHENFARSVSTYLSGKLRSFTSVNVVGIDQLTYDEYMKSIGNPSFITIFTARELVGSAIFNMSLEIFYGVLDVLLGGPGEPGDVKRIPTEIEMGIIKKEVVNLLTALSQAWMSVHPFIPVVESTETNPQFVQIVPSSEMVLAITFFVSFGKVEGYMSLCWPSSVIEPIGEKLTTQSWFKVKQKEITEEHIEKLKENLQRTKIDVIAIIGETELTLGEILTLEVGDVIRLKEHYDEPIRVEVNGRTKFLGKPGQYKGNYAVKITEVIEEPKEEGE; this comes from the coding sequence TTGCCGGATGTACTGAGCCAAGAAGAAATAGACCGATTGTTGGCGGCACTTTCGCAGGGAGAAGTTAATATAGAGGAAGTGAAAAAAGAGGGCGAAGAGAAAAAGGTTCGCACATATGATTTTTTGCGCCCTCAAAAATTTTCGAAAGAACAAATTCGAACTGTTCAGATGATACATGAAAACTTTGCACGAAGTGTATCTACGTATTTATCAGGTAAATTGAGATCCTTCACCTCAGTAAACGTTGTTGGTATAGACCAACTTACCTATGATGAATACATGAAATCCATAGGTAACCCGTCGTTCATAACCATATTCACGGCAAGAGAATTGGTAGGTAGCGCAATATTCAACATGAGCTTAGAAATATTTTATGGGGTTTTGGATGTTCTACTTGGTGGACCTGGTGAACCTGGTGATGTCAAAAGAATTCCAACAGAAATCGAAATGGGGATAATTAAGAAAGAGGTTGTAAATTTACTTACCGCACTTTCTCAAGCTTGGATGTCTGTTCACCCGTTTATCCCTGTTGTTGAATCCACAGAAACAAACCCACAATTCGTCCAAATAGTCCCAAGTAGCGAGATGGTTTTAGCAATCACATTTTTTGTGAGTTTCGGAAAAGTGGAGGGTTACATGAGCCTTTGCTGGCCATCTTCTGTTATAGAGCCGATAGGAGAAAAGCTCACAACACAGAGTTGGTTCAAAGTCAAGCAAAAAGAAATAACGGAAGAGCATATCGAGAAGCTCAAAGAAAACTTGCAAAGAACAAAGATAGATGTTATCGCAATTATTGGAGAAACTGAGCTAACCTTAGGTGAAATTTTAACACTTGAGGTAGGCGACGTGATAAGATTGAAAGAACACTACGACGAACCGATAAGAGTAGAAGTAAACGGTCGTACAAAATTCCTAGGTAAACCTGGTCAGTACAAAGGGAACTATGCTGTAAAGATTACCGAAGTGATAGAAGAACCTAAAGAGGAAGGTGAATAG
- a CDS encoding NusG domain II-containing protein, whose product MKERKFLKPSDIIFVTVAIVFGIGWYFFQFTYENGNVSSQKTIFVRIQGEEILKVKEPGEFIIRNQEGKYITTLHFDGNKVWVTDSNCPDKICEKTGKIGPGGSIICVPNRMIIEFKTDEKKGEKKIDVETW is encoded by the coding sequence ATGAAGGAAAGAAAATTCTTAAAGCCAAGTGATATTATTTTTGTCACAGTTGCAATTGTTTTTGGAATAGGTTGGTATTTTTTTCAATTTACGTATGAAAATGGTAATGTTTCAAGTCAGAAAACAATTTTTGTGAGAATCCAGGGTGAGGAGATATTGAAGGTCAAAGAACCTGGCGAATTTATAATAAGAAACCAAGAGGGAAAGTACATAACAACACTACATTTCGACGGAAACAAAGTTTGGGTTACCGATTCGAATTGTCCCGATAAAATTTGCGAAAAGACAGGGAAGATAGGACCAGGAGGGAGTATAATTTGCGTACCAAACAGAATGATAATAGAGTTCAAGACAGACGAGAAAAAAGGAGAGAAAAAAATAGACGTGGAAACGTGGTAA
- a CDS encoding IS1/IS1595 family N-terminal zinc-binding domain-containing protein: MNNSTLSCAKCGSTSLYKNGHDKYGNQQFLCKLCHHSFKLSHSHKRKNFPFPYPKCTSCDRSKVFV; this comes from the coding sequence ATGAACAACTCAACGCTCTCTTGTGCAAAATGCGGTTCCACCAGCTTGTACAAAAACGGTCATGACAAATACGGTAACCAACAATTCCTTTGCAAACTCTGCCATCATTCTTTCAAACTTTCCCATTCTCACAAACGCAAAAACTTCCCTTTCCCTTATCCCAAATGCACTTCTTGTGATAGGTCTAAGGTCTTTGTGTAG
- a CDS encoding DDE-type integrase/transposase/recombinase: MNNSTLSCPKCGSTSLYKNGHDKYGNQQFLCKLCHHSFKLSHSQKRKNFPFPYPKCSSCGKAMEIHKVRRSFVVFRCRACRTKDRVPFNLPEPVTLIPEKFKYFRFPIYFILKAFVLYMKHNMSYRSLAHSLNIKVSHVTIYKWVIRLCTLFSVLFPTFTIENVFSVHADETVLVFKEQKYYVWLLVDHETNFILCWHVSKYRDMGQVKVLLEKFFGNLEPKSIELITDGLGAYESAVKLLFRNINHVVVPLGKNNQCESKFSLLKDFFRLKRGLKNTKNLAKYIQGFCVVKNLWKTHNGNINCILSHLHSFITTS; the protein is encoded by the coding sequence ATGAACAACTCAACACTCTCTTGTCCAAAATGCGGTTCCACCAGCCTATACAAAAACGGTCACGACAAATACGGTAACCAACAATTCCTTTGCAAACTCTGCCATCATTCCTTCAAACTTTCCCATTCTCAAAAACGCAAAAACTTTCCTTTCCCATATCCCAAATGCTCTTCTTGTGGTAAAGCTATGGAAATTCACAAAGTCCGTCGCTCTTTCGTTGTCTTCCGTTGTAGAGCTTGTCGTACCAAAGATAGAGTACCTTTTAACCTCCCCGAACCAGTCACCCTTATTCCTGAGAAATTTAAATATTTCCGCTTCCCTATCTACTTCATCTTAAAAGCTTTCGTTTTGTATATGAAACACAATATGTCTTATCGCTCTCTTGCTCATTCTCTTAATATCAAAGTATCTCATGTCACCATATACAAATGGGTTATTAGATTGTGTACTTTATTCTCTGTACTTTTCCCAACATTTACCATCGAAAATGTTTTCTCAGTTCATGCTGATGAAACTGTTCTTGTGTTCAAAGAACAAAAGTACTATGTTTGGCTATTAGTCGATCATGAAACTAACTTTATCCTTTGTTGGCATGTCTCAAAGTACCGTGATATGGGACAAGTCAAAGTATTGCTCGAGAAGTTCTTTGGTAATTTAGAACCTAAAAGCATTGAACTTATTACTGATGGACTTGGTGCATATGAAAGTGCAGTAAAGCTGTTGTTCAGAAATATCAATCACGTAGTGGTACCGCTCGGTAAAAACAATCAATGTGAATCTAAGTTTTCATTGTTGAAAGACTTTTTCCGACTCAAGCGAGGGCTGAAGAATACGAAGAATTTAGCAAAATACATTCAAGGCTTTTGTGTAGTGAAGAATCTTTGGAAAACACACAATGGCAATATCAATTGCATTCTTTCACACTTACACTCTTTCATCACTACAAGTTAA
- a CDS encoding Gx transporter family protein, with protein MVIFGIMIALSSVAYVVEGLIPFPVPGGKWGFSNFLVLYMSVFSGLSDAVLLAVSKSLLGSILSGTIFTPGFFMGFFGSVAAAIVQSFLSRFNFLSVFGISLLGMVTNNLVQFVIGSFLIGSNAIFIFLPLVMTLGTFSAFANAFLAVKTHDIAEDFELR; from the coding sequence GTGGTAATTTTCGGGATAATGATAGCGTTGAGTAGTGTGGCGTACGTTGTTGAAGGGTTAATACCATTTCCTGTTCCAGGAGGCAAGTGGGGTTTTTCAAATTTCTTAGTGTTGTACATGTCTGTTTTTTCTGGTCTTTCAGACGCTGTACTTCTTGCCGTCTCTAAGTCTTTACTTGGTTCTATTCTTTCTGGCACCATATTTACTCCAGGTTTTTTCATGGGTTTTTTCGGCAGTGTGGCAGCTGCGATAGTTCAAAGCTTTCTCTCAAGGTTTAACTTCTTAAGTGTATTCGGAATAAGCCTTCTGGGAATGGTAACAAACAATTTGGTGCAGTTTGTTATAGGTAGTTTCTTAATTGGTTCAAATGCTATTTTCATCTTCCTACCATTGGTGATGACGTTAGGTACGTTCAGTGCATTTGCAAATGCTTTTTTGGCTGTGAAAACACATGATATTGCGGAAGATTTCGAACTAAGATAG
- a CDS encoding GH1 family beta-glucosidase — translation MRRSDFPKDFIFGTATAAYQIEGAANEDGRGPSIWDVFSHTPGKTLNGDTGDVACDHYHRYKEDIQLMKGIGLDAYRFSISWPRIMPDGKNINQKGVDFYNRLVDELLKNDIIPFVTLYHWDLPYALYEKGGWLNPDIALYFRAYATFMFNELGDRVKHWITLNEPWCSSFLGYYTGEHAPGHQNLQEAIIAAHNLLRAHGHAVQAFREEVKDGKVGLTNVVMKIEPGDAKPESFLVASLVDKFVNAWFHDPVVFGKYPEEAVALYTEKGLQVPDSDMNIISTPIDFFGVNYYTRTLVVFDMNNPLGFSYVQGDLPKTEMGWEIYPQGLFDMLVYLKERYKLPLYITENGMAGPDKLENGRVHDNYRIEYLEKHFEKALEAINAGVDLKGYFIWSLMDNFEWAYGYSKRFGIIYVDYNTQKRILKDSALWLKEFLKS, via the coding sequence ATAAGAAGGTCCGATTTTCCAAAAGATTTTATCTTCGGAACGGCTACAGCAGCATACCAGATTGAAGGTGCAGCAAACGAAGATGGCAGAGGACCATCAATTTGGGATGTCTTTTCACACACGCCTGGCAAAACCTTGAACGGTGACACAGGAGACGTTGCGTGTGACCATTACCACCGATACAAGGAAGATATCCAGCTGATGAAAGGAATAGGGTTGGACGCTTACAGATTCTCTATCTCCTGGCCCAGAATTATGCCAGATGGGAAGAACATCAACCAAAAGGGTGTGGATTTCTACAACAGACTCGTTGATGAGCTTTTGAAGAATGATATCATACCATTCGTAACACTCTATCACTGGGACTTACCCTACGCACTTTATGAAAAAGGTGGATGGCTTAACCCAGATATAGCGCTTTATTTCAGAGCATACGCAACGTTTATGTTCAACGAACTCGGTGATCGTGTGAAACATTGGATTACACTGAACGAACCATGGTGTTCTTCTTTCTTGGGTTATTACACGGGAGAGCATGCCCCGGGTCATCAAAATTTACAAGAAGCGATAATCGCGGCACACAACCTGTTAAGGGCACATGGACATGCCGTTCAGGCGTTCAGGGAAGAAGTAAAAGATGGAAAAGTTGGCTTAACCAACGTTGTGATGAAAATAGAACCGGGCGATGCAAAACCCGAAAGTTTCTTGGTCGCAAGTCTTGTTGATAAGTTTGTTAATGCATGGTTCCATGACCCTGTTGTTTTCGGAAAATATCCCGAAGAAGCAGTTGCACTTTATACGGAAAAAGGGTTGCAAGTTCCCGATAGCGATATGAATATTATTTCGACTCCTATAGACTTCTTTGGTGTGAATTATTACACAAGAACACTTGTTGTTTTTGATATGAACAATCCTCTTGGATTTTCGTATGTTCAGGGAGACCTTCCCAAAACGGAGATGGGATGGGAAATCTACCCGCAGGGATTATTTGATATGCTGGTCTATCTGAAGGAAAGATATAAACTACCACTTTATATCACAGAGAACGGGATGGCTGGACCTGATAAATTGGAAAACGGAAGAGTTCATGATAATTACCGAATTGAATATTTGGAAAAGCACTTTGAAAAAGCACTTGAAGCAATCAATGCAGGTGTTGATTTGAAAGGTTACTTCATTTGGTCTTTGATGGACAACTTCGAATGGGCGTACGGATACTCAAAACGTTTCGGTATAATCTACGTAGATTACAATACGCAAAAAAGGATATTGAAAGATTCAGCGTTGTGGTTGAAGGAATTTCTAAAATCTTAA